Proteins encoded together in one Thermomonospora curvata DSM 43183 window:
- a CDS encoding MerR family transcriptional regulator, producing the protein MRIGEIAALVGVSTRTVRHYHRLGLLPEPRRLANGYRDYRLRDAVALARIRRLAELGLSLAEIRKVLAGDQDRDLREVLAELDADLARQQEAIAERRARLAALLAEAELNPDSAVSPETAEVLRALPAGDSSVAALDRDLLMLMDTGADPKQRTEVAELLRPLTAPETAERTRVLYERLDELADAAPDDPRIAELAADLADHIPDEIVSLLDDLDDGESASWLKTLSHELSPAQTETFRQTLALLKARR; encoded by the coding sequence ATGCGGATCGGCGAGATCGCGGCGCTGGTCGGGGTGTCCACCCGGACCGTGCGGCATTACCACCGGCTGGGGCTGCTGCCGGAGCCACGGCGGCTGGCCAACGGGTACCGGGACTACCGGCTGCGGGACGCGGTGGCGCTGGCCCGGATACGGCGGCTGGCCGAACTGGGCTTGTCGCTGGCGGAGATCCGCAAGGTGCTCGCCGGCGACCAGGACCGGGATCTGCGGGAGGTGCTCGCGGAGCTGGACGCCGACCTGGCCCGCCAGCAGGAGGCGATCGCCGAGCGGCGGGCCCGGCTGGCGGCGCTGCTGGCCGAGGCGGAGCTGAACCCGGACTCGGCGGTCTCGCCGGAGACGGCCGAGGTGCTGCGCGCCCTGCCCGCCGGGGATTCCTCGGTCGCCGCTCTCGACCGCGACCTGCTGATGCTGATGGACACCGGCGCCGACCCCAAGCAGCGCACCGAAGTGGCCGAGCTGCTGCGCCCCCTCACCGCGCCGGAGACGGCCGAACGGACACGGGTCCTGTATGAGCGGCTGGACGAACTGGCCGACGCCGCCCCCGACGATCCCCGTATCGCCGAACTGGCCGCCGACCTGGCCGACCACATCCCCGACGAGATCGTCTCGCTGCTCGATGACCTGGACGACGGCGAGTCGGCCTCCTGGCTGAAGACGCTGTCGCACGAGCTATCGCCCGCCCAGACCGAGACCTTCCGTCAGACCTTGGCGCTGTTGAAGGCACGCCGGTGA
- the recR gene encoding recombination mediator RecR gives MYEGVVQNLIDELGRLPGIGPKSAQRIAFHLLAADPADVDRLAKALKEVKDKVRFCRVCGNVAEEEECRICRDPRRDPAVICVVEESKDVVAIEKTREFRGRYHVLGGAISPIEGVGPDDLRIRELMQRLADGTVTELILATDPNLEGEATATYLARLVKPLNLKVTRLASGLPVGGDLEYADEVTLGRAFEGRRLLDV, from the coding sequence TTGTACGAAGGGGTCGTTCAGAACCTGATCGACGAGCTGGGCAGGCTGCCCGGCATCGGCCCCAAGAGCGCGCAGCGGATCGCCTTTCACCTGCTGGCCGCCGACCCGGCCGATGTGGACCGGCTGGCCAAGGCCCTCAAGGAGGTCAAGGACAAGGTCCGCTTCTGCCGGGTGTGCGGGAACGTGGCCGAAGAGGAGGAGTGCCGCATCTGCCGGGACCCCCGCCGTGACCCCGCGGTGATCTGCGTGGTGGAGGAGTCCAAGGACGTCGTCGCCATCGAGAAGACCCGCGAGTTCCGCGGCCGCTACCACGTGCTCGGCGGGGCGATCAGCCCCATCGAGGGCGTCGGCCCCGACGATCTGCGGATCCGGGAGCTGATGCAGCGGCTGGCCGACGGCACGGTCACCGAGCTGATCTTGGCCACCGATCCGAACCTGGAGGGCGAGGCCACCGCCACCTACCTGGCCCGCCTGGTCAAGCCGTTGAACCTCAAGGTCACCCGCCTGGCCAGCGGCCTGCCGGTGGGCGGCGACCTGGAGTACGCCGACGAGGTCACCTTGGGCCGTGCGTTCGAAGGACGGAGGCTCCTCGATGTCTGA
- a CDS encoding YbaB/EbfC family nucleoid-associated protein, which yields MEPGGQLNIQHLLEQAQRMQAQLMSAQQELAEAEVTGTSGGGLVTATVNGQGEVTKLVIDPKAIDVDDPAETAETVADLVLAAIRDAERAAAELQRQKMGPLAEGLAGGLPGLPGLPGM from the coding sequence GTGGAACCCGGTGGTCAGCTCAACATCCAGCACTTGCTGGAGCAGGCGCAGCGGATGCAGGCGCAGCTGATGTCCGCGCAGCAGGAGCTCGCCGAGGCGGAGGTGACCGGCACCTCGGGCGGGGGGCTCGTCACCGCCACCGTCAACGGGCAGGGCGAAGTGACCAAGCTGGTGATCGATCCCAAGGCGATCGACGTCGACGATCCGGCCGAGACCGCCGAGACGGTGGCCGACCTGGTGCTGGCCGCCATCCGCGACGCCGAGCGGGCCGCCGCCGAGCTGCAGCGGCAGAAGATGGGGCCGCTGGCCGAGGGGCTCGCCGGCGGGCTGCCAGGGCTGCCCGGCCTGCCGGGGATGTAG
- a CDS encoding GntR family transcriptional regulator: MSVPPFQADPEGPTYVYVQVADHIAARVAAGDLVPGQRLPAERDLALEYGVAYLTIRRAMRELRERGLVITVPAKGNFIQPNATEGAGEDAEA, translated from the coding sequence ATGAGCGTTCCGCCGTTCCAGGCCGACCCAGAGGGACCGACGTACGTCTATGTCCAAGTGGCCGACCACATCGCCGCGCGCGTCGCAGCCGGCGATCTGGTGCCCGGCCAGCGGCTTCCGGCAGAGCGGGATCTCGCTCTGGAATATGGGGTGGCGTACCTGACGATCCGGCGCGCTATGCGAGAGCTGCGAGAGCGCGGACTTGTGATCACCGTCCCGGCAAAGGGGAACTTCATCCAGCCGAACGCCACTGAAGGCGCCGGCGAGGACGCCGAGGCATAG
- a CDS encoding NgoMIV family type II restriction endonuclease — protein sequence MNAPFALDLLGWKETDKGLVPNTADTNNKASRYIAAAVLDQLGIPRGVATGVADSKSGRPLERAVANHLRQELPKHDREREWEVYDTSVPISKFVQYKHLKELDKLVKGNAELRMTLGRDYLIKPDVAVSLPGRSPSDPPFLHAAVSCKWTIRSDRVQNIRHENNQMIRHRRERLPHLVTVTAEPLPSRLLAIARGTGEVDAVYHIAYAALDSAIRDLADAGKIESDQLDAWREGTELGRIRPFADLAPTIALW from the coding sequence ATGAACGCTCCGTTTGCACTGGATTTGCTCGGCTGGAAGGAAACCGATAAAGGGCTCGTTCCTAATACAGCCGATACTAATAACAAAGCGTCACGGTATATCGCTGCAGCTGTGCTCGATCAGCTCGGGATTCCGCGCGGCGTAGCTACTGGAGTAGCTGATTCTAAAAGCGGACGTCCTCTAGAGCGGGCGGTTGCTAACCATTTGCGTCAGGAGCTTCCGAAGCATGACCGTGAACGTGAATGGGAAGTATACGACACGTCTGTTCCCATCAGCAAATTCGTCCAGTACAAGCATTTGAAAGAGCTTGATAAGCTGGTCAAAGGGAATGCTGAGCTAAGGATGACCCTGGGCCGGGACTATCTAATCAAACCTGATGTGGCCGTATCTCTCCCTGGACGTTCCCCATCCGATCCGCCTTTCCTGCATGCGGCGGTGTCTTGTAAATGGACTATTCGCTCTGATCGCGTCCAGAATATTCGGCATGAAAATAACCAGATGATCAGGCATCGCAGGGAGCGCCTTCCTCACCTGGTAACAGTGACTGCAGAGCCTTTGCCGAGCCGACTGCTGGCCATTGCTCGAGGAACCGGCGAAGTGGATGCTGTTTATCACATTGCATATGCGGCACTAGATTCTGCAATTAGGGATCTTGCAGATGCGGGAAAAATTGAGTCTGACCAGCTTGATGCATGGAGGGAGGGCACAGAGCTAGGCAGGATCAGGCCCTTCGCAGATCTTGCTCCAACCATTGCACTTTGGTGA
- a CDS encoding GntR family transcriptional regulator: protein MTIDPTADRPVYHQVADILREQIRSGRLQPGQPLPSEPHMVAEFGVARSTARQALAVLRAEGLVVTVPRQGTFVRATEASKVVTLAPGDEVEARMPSVNERRQMRIPEGVPVFVVTRPGEEPRTYPADRIRLQVPGEDG from the coding sequence GTGACCATCGATCCGACCGCAGACCGGCCCGTATACCACCAGGTGGCCGATATCCTCCGCGAGCAGATCCGCAGCGGTCGGCTCCAGCCGGGGCAGCCGCTGCCGTCCGAGCCGCATATGGTGGCCGAGTTCGGCGTGGCCCGATCAACTGCTCGTCAAGCTCTGGCGGTACTGCGTGCCGAGGGCCTGGTCGTCACCGTGCCGCGGCAGGGCACGTTCGTGCGCGCTACCGAAGCCTCCAAGGTGGTCACATTGGCGCCGGGAGACGAGGTTGAGGCGCGCATGCCCAGCGTGAACGAGCGGCGGCAGATGCGCATCCCGGAAGGGGTTCCGGTCTTCGTGGTGACCCGGCCCGGTGAAGAGCCCCGAACGTACCCGGCGGATCGGATCCGGCTACAGGTTCCCGGTGAGGACGGCTGA
- a CDS encoding YybH family protein, with protein sequence MPDYDKYEKAMRPEDITRLFVERSNAGDATGVAALYEENAVMAYPPGSQTVGREAIRQLWEKVLASRPHFEPEPPLPTLISGDIALTATPPKDDAGARAQVVRRQPDGSWLRVLDQPEFRPPTTPPPTR encoded by the coding sequence GTGCCCGACTACGACAAGTACGAAAAGGCCATGCGCCCCGAAGACATCACCCGTCTGTTCGTCGAGCGCTCCAACGCCGGTGACGCGACCGGCGTCGCCGCCCTCTACGAGGAGAACGCGGTGATGGCCTACCCGCCCGGCAGCCAGACCGTGGGCCGGGAGGCGATCCGCCAGTTGTGGGAGAAGGTCCTGGCCTCCCGCCCCCACTTCGAGCCCGAACCCCCGCTGCCCACCCTGATCAGCGGGGACATCGCGCTCACCGCCACCCCGCCCAAGGACGACGCCGGCGCCCGCGCCCAGGTCGTCCGCCGCCAGCCGGACGGAAGCTGGCTGCGCGTGCTCGACCAGCCGGAGTTCAGGCCGCCGACAACGCCTCCTCCAACCCGATGA
- a CDS encoding winged helix-turn-helix domain-containing protein: MSGVPPFAPKPSAYLYMEVADHIAARIAAGELPQDARLPGERELAEEYGVAIGTARRAVQELRERGLVITVPAKGTFVQRNTSEDTGKAAEA, encoded by the coding sequence ATGTCCGGTGTTCCGCCGTTCGCTCCCAAACCGTCGGCGTACCTCTACATGGAGGTCGCCGACCACATCGCTGCACGGATCGCGGCCGGTGAGCTACCGCAGGACGCACGCCTGCCGGGAGAACGTGAACTGGCCGAGGAGTACGGTGTAGCGATCGGCACCGCCCGCCGTGCAGTGCAGGAACTGCGCGAGCGCGGGCTTGTGATCACCGTCCCCGCAAAGGGAACCTTCGTGCAGCGAAACACCTCCGAAGACACCGGCAAGGCCGCTGAGGCATAG
- a CDS encoding DUF5063 domain-containing protein: MSDIPAQPSSSREWEKLAERIAAHVRTYLTGLEAVARGEAASRTVPVLLLEVSQVIMAGAQLGASTDVIPPDNWEPEVGPDPDLDGLRQGLAESLAVVDDYVEVFDPYSDTEPTAYRLSDDLVDVASDLIHGLRHYEQGRPLEALWWWQYSYFNHWGNHAGAALRALHAVVAGARLKVAEEVTPA, encoded by the coding sequence ATGTCTGACATTCCCGCCCAGCCCAGCAGTTCCCGGGAGTGGGAGAAGCTCGCCGAGCGGATCGCCGCGCACGTGCGCACCTACCTGACCGGTCTGGAGGCGGTGGCCCGCGGGGAGGCCGCCTCCCGCACGGTCCCCGTCCTGCTGCTGGAGGTCTCCCAGGTCATCATGGCCGGCGCCCAGCTGGGCGCCAGCACCGACGTGATCCCGCCCGACAACTGGGAGCCGGAGGTCGGCCCCGACCCCGATCTGGACGGCCTCCGCCAGGGCCTGGCCGAGAGCCTGGCCGTGGTGGACGACTACGTGGAGGTCTTCGACCCCTACAGCGACACCGAGCCCACCGCCTACCGTCTCTCCGACGACCTGGTGGACGTGGCCAGCGACCTGATCCACGGCCTGCGCCACTACGAGCAGGGCCGTCCCCTGGAGGCCTTGTGGTGGTGGCAGTACTCCTACTTCAACCACTGGGGCAACCACGCCGGCGCCGCCCTGCGCGCCCTGCACGCGGTCGTGGCGGGCGCCCGCCTGAAGGTCGCCGAAGAGGTCACCCCCGCCTAG
- a CDS encoding LysR family transcriptional regulator, translated as MELRQLEYFVAVAEERNFTRAAERMHISQSGISAQIRQLERELGAELFDRSARTITLTVAGKAALEHARAALAAARAVGRAVEETAGLIRGRLAVGMVVGCTITPLFEALAGFHRAHPGVELSLREDDSDQLIESVRSGALDLALVGTAAPPDGLETLTVISERLVAAVPAEHPLAGRGRITLRDLADHPLVCMPPGTGLRTVLDRACAARGLGLKTALEAGAADAIADLTARGLGVAVLSESMARHYRDRLTALPIEDATDPALLALVWKPTPNPAARKLLAHCRKTFATWPQALGA; from the coding sequence ATGGAGCTGCGGCAGCTGGAGTACTTCGTCGCGGTCGCCGAGGAGCGGAACTTCACCCGGGCGGCCGAGCGGATGCACATCAGCCAGTCCGGCATCAGCGCCCAGATCCGGCAGCTGGAACGAGAGCTGGGCGCCGAGCTGTTCGACCGGTCGGCGCGCACCATCACCCTCACCGTTGCCGGAAAAGCCGCGCTCGAACACGCCCGCGCCGCGCTCGCCGCCGCCCGGGCGGTCGGCCGGGCGGTGGAGGAGACGGCCGGGCTGATCCGGGGACGGCTCGCGGTCGGGATGGTCGTCGGCTGCACCATTACGCCGCTGTTTGAGGCGCTGGCCGGCTTCCACCGGGCGCATCCGGGCGTGGAGCTGTCGCTGCGGGAGGACGACTCCGACCAGCTCATCGAAAGCGTCCGCTCCGGCGCCCTCGACCTGGCCCTCGTCGGCACCGCCGCCCCGCCCGATGGCTTGGAGACGCTGACGGTCATCAGCGAACGCCTCGTCGCGGCCGTCCCCGCCGAGCACCCCTTGGCGGGACGAGGCCGCATCACCCTGCGCGACCTGGCCGACCATCCGCTGGTGTGCATGCCGCCCGGCACCGGGTTGCGCACGGTGCTCGACCGGGCCTGCGCCGCCCGAGGACTCGGCCTGAAAACCGCCCTGGAGGCCGGCGCCGCCGACGCCATCGCCGATCTCACCGCCCGCGGCCTGGGCGTGGCCGTCCTCAGCGAATCGATGGCCCGCCACTACCGCGACCGGCTCACCGCCCTGCCCATCGAGGACGCCACGGACCCCGCCCTGCTGGCCCTGGTCTGGAAGCCCACACCCAACCCCGCCGCGCGCAAACTGCTCGCCCACTGCCGCAAGACCTTCGCCACGTGGCCTCAGGCCCTGGGGGCGTGA
- a CDS encoding PaaI family thioesterase, with amino-acid sequence MADMESVATGGRSGPFWDGVRGRVPMPPAAATLGFEFIDADVDEGTIEVAFTATEEFTNPLGNVLGAFLAAMLYDTVGPALLATLRPDQFQSTVELKASFLRPVRPGRLVGRGRVVHRAGDLAFLEASLSDQHEVTVATATATARVIGLEEALSAA; translated from the coding sequence ATGGCGGACATGGAGTCGGTGGCGACCGGAGGGCGGTCCGGGCCGTTCTGGGACGGTGTGCGGGGGCGGGTGCCGATGCCGCCCGCGGCGGCCACGTTGGGGTTTGAGTTCATCGACGCGGACGTCGACGAAGGCACCATCGAGGTGGCGTTCACCGCGACCGAGGAGTTCACCAACCCGCTGGGCAACGTGCTGGGCGCCTTTTTGGCCGCGATGCTCTACGACACGGTGGGGCCGGCGCTGCTGGCCACGCTGCGGCCCGATCAGTTCCAGTCCACCGTGGAGCTGAAGGCGAGTTTTCTGCGTCCGGTCCGGCCGGGGCGGCTGGTCGGCCGGGGACGGGTGGTGCACCGCGCGGGCGATCTGGCCTTCTTGGAGGCGTCCCTCAGCGACCAGCATGAGGTGACCGTGGCCACCGCCACGGCCACCGCCCGGGTCATCGGGTTGGAGGAGGCGTTGTCGGCGGCCTGA
- a CDS encoding type III PLP-dependent enzyme: protein MTEGVMRRAEELAGSGGLPAFVYDLGALREHVAAIRKALTGGPELFYAAKANPDAEILKTVAPYVDGIEVASGGELKHVRAVLPKARLAFGGPGKTDEELALAVREAERVHVESPHELSRLARIGRDVDVLLRVNLAGERKGVALAMSGPFGMDPEAIEACHEILAGAPWVRLRGIHAHLASGLEAEALVRQSEEILQWARPWLEKTGCTQNPEFNLGGGMAVDYTDPHRRFDWTTYGRQIAALAQPGEILRIEPGRAVTVYAGWYVTQVLDVKKAHGQWYAVLRGGTHHIRTPVTKNHNQPFTVLPRGEQGPAVNGAEVTLVGQLCTPKDVFARQVPVDRIAVGDVVAFSMAGAYAWNISHHDFLMHPKPGFHYLSG from the coding sequence ATGACCGAGGGTGTGATGCGGCGGGCCGAGGAACTGGCCGGAAGCGGCGGGCTGCCCGCCTTCGTGTACGACCTGGGGGCGCTGCGGGAGCACGTGGCGGCGATCCGGAAGGCCCTGACCGGCGGCCCGGAGCTGTTCTATGCCGCCAAAGCCAACCCGGACGCGGAGATCCTCAAGACGGTGGCGCCCTACGTGGACGGCATCGAGGTGGCCTCCGGCGGCGAGCTGAAGCACGTCCGCGCGGTGCTGCCTAAGGCGCGCCTGGCCTTCGGAGGCCCGGGCAAGACGGACGAGGAACTGGCCCTGGCCGTCCGGGAGGCCGAACGGGTGCACGTGGAGAGCCCGCACGAGCTGTCCCGCCTGGCCAGGATCGGCCGGGACGTGGACGTGCTGCTGCGGGTCAACCTGGCCGGCGAGCGAAAGGGCGTGGCGCTGGCCATGTCCGGCCCGTTCGGAATGGACCCGGAGGCCATCGAGGCCTGCCATGAAATCCTCGCCGGCGCCCCCTGGGTGAGGCTCCGCGGCATCCACGCCCACCTGGCCTCAGGCCTGGAGGCCGAGGCCCTGGTGCGGCAATCGGAGGAAATCCTCCAGTGGGCCCGCCCCTGGCTGGAGAAGACCGGCTGCACCCAGAACCCCGAGTTCAACCTGGGCGGCGGCATGGCCGTCGACTACACCGACCCCCACCGCCGCTTCGACTGGACGACCTACGGCCGCCAGATCGCCGCCCTGGCCCAACCGGGCGAGATCCTGCGCATCGAGCCCGGCCGAGCCGTGACCGTCTACGCGGGCTGGTACGTAACCCAGGTCCTGGACGTGAAAAAGGCCCACGGCCAGTGGTACGCCGTCCTCCGCGGCGGCACCCACCACATCCGCACCCCTGTCACCAAGAACCACAACCAGCCCTTCACCGTCCTCCCGCGCGGCGAACAGGGCCCTGCCGTGAACGGAGCAGAGGTCACCCTGGTGGGCCAGCTGTGCACCCCTAAGGACGTCTTCGCCCGCCAGGTCCCGGTGGACAGAATCGCGGTAGGCGACGTGGTGGCGTTCTCCATGGCCGGCGCCTACGCCTGGAACATCTCCCACCACGACTTCCTGATGCACCCCAAACCAGGGTTTCATTATCTGTCTGGTTGA